One stretch of Nicotiana tabacum cultivar K326 chromosome 18, ASM71507v2, whole genome shotgun sequence DNA includes these proteins:
- the LOC107793705 gene encoding pathogenesis-related protein 5-like — protein sequence MAAFHYPTLYAASASLPAPSGWSGRFWARTGCTFDNSGNGKCITGDCGALKCTGAGVPPVSLAEFTIAKSNNEKDFYDLSLVDGYNVGVGIQTSGGSGDCQYASCIADVNGNCPKELQVLDNSGKVVACKSACAQFNKPEYCCTGDHATPQTCQPTHYSQLFKNACPTAYSYAYDHASSTFTCSGSDYLITFCPSSS from the exons ATGGCGGCTTTTCATTATCCCACG TTATACGCTGCATCCGCCAGCCTACCAGCTCCTTCCGGTTGGTCTGGCCGGTTCTGGGCAAGAACCGGATGCacttttgacaattccggtaacGGAAAATGCATCACCGGCGACTGCGGTGCACTAAAATGCACTGGCGCTGGTGTACCGCCAGTGAGTCTAGCAGAATTCACCATTGCCAAAAGCAACAATGAGAAAGACTTTTACGATCTTAGCCTTGTGGATGGATACAATGTGGGTGTCGGTATACAGACTTCTGGTGGCTCCGGTGACTGTCAATACGCCAGTTGTATCGCCGACGTGAACGGAAACTGTCCGAAAGAGTTACAGGTCTTGGATAATTCTGGTAAGGTTGTGGCATGTAAGAGTGCTTGTGCGCAGTTTAACAAGCCGGAATATTGTTGCACCGGCGATCATGCAACGCCACAAACTTGCCAACCGACGCATTATTCTCAGTTGTTCAAGAACGCGTGCCCTACTGCTTATAGTTATGCATATGATCATGCTTCCAGCACCTTTACTTGTTCTGGTTCAGACTACTTGATCACGTTTTGCCCAAGCAGTTCTTGA